One stretch of Prunus persica cultivar Lovell chromosome G1, Prunus_persica_NCBIv2, whole genome shotgun sequence DNA includes these proteins:
- the LOC18788420 gene encoding F-box protein SKIP23 gives MAYAYSTKRRLKYSSTTPNKWADELPTELLGLIVKKLASNFMDISRFKAVCSSWNGAARSYTSAPLPQYPGLMYPSTRWGWNRNGICFFSLAENKVYKTEASQGFLRVDSFLGSSQGWLVMGKGAWTLGEIRLFNPISRKSRTLPPLPRWSPIRKVVLSSDPSRNNNFVVVVIHETLNVPTRLAFYQHGRGGENATAWTELEGSHDHYFDILLRNNGHLFALSIDYSIQVWDFGDTYNNNNPTKIMHFRPSMARNGIHGTMMGDKKWLVESMGELLLVEREWLGDNIRGTEKFDVYKLNIAAKTWEKVECLRNCALFLAKNQPAMSLSTQKLPRLKENSIYFADEYHEYSHGGDIIDIHVRGVFNFETKVVKQYCITGAHNFSYSSAVWIVPSPW, from the coding sequence ATGGCTTATGCTTATTCCACCAAAAGGAGGCTAAAATATTCAAGCACAACACCAAATAAGTGGGCTGATGAGCTCCCAACTGAGCTGTTAGGGTTGATCGTGAAAAAGCTCgcttctaatttcatggacatcAGTCGCTTCAAAGCCGTCTGTTCTTCTTGGAATGGCGCTGCAAGATCGTATACCTCCGCCCCGTTGCCTCAATATCCAGGGCTCATGTACCCCTCCACGCGATGGGGTTGGAATCGGAATGGCATATGCTTCTTCAGCCTTGCAGAGAACAAGGTTTACAAGACTGAAGCGTCTCAAGGCTTTCTTAGAGTCGATTCCTTTTTGGGTTCATCACAAGGGTGGCTGGTGATGGGGAAGGGTGCTTGGACATTGGGCGAGATTCGTCTTTtcaatccaatttctagaaaAAGCAGGACGCTTCCTCCCTTGCCGCGCTGGTCTCCAATCCGTAAAGTTGTGCTTTCCTCGGACCCCTCTCGCAACAACAACTTTGTCGTTGTGGTAATTCATGAGACCTTGAACGTACCGACAAGGCTAGCATTCTATCAGCACGGCAGAGGAGGAGAAAACGCTACTGCATGGACTGAATTAGAGGGTTCACATGATCATTATTTTGATATCCTACTCCGAAACAATGGTCATTTATTTGCACTGTCCATAGACTACTCAATTCAGGTTTGGGACTTCGGAGACacctataataataataatcccaCGAAGATCATGCATTTTCGACCTTCCATGGCTCGGAATGGTATTCACGGAACCATGATGGGGGATAAAAAATGGTTGGTGGAGTCAATGGGTGAGCTTTTGCTTGTGGAGCGGGAATGGTTGGGGGACAATATCAGAGGAACAGAGAAATTTGATGTCTACAAGTTAAACATTGCTGCCAAAACGTGGGAGAAGGTGGAATGTTTGCGTAATTGTGCTttatttttggccaaaaatcAACCAGCAATGTCATTATCCACCCAGAAATTGCCAAGATTGAAAGAAAACTCAATTTACTTCGCAGATGAGTATCACGAGTATTCACATGGTGgtgatattattgatattcaTGTTCGAGGAGTATTCAACTTTGAAACTAAAGTTGTTAAGCAATACTGTATAACTGGAGCGCATAACTTTAGTTATTCATCAGCCGTTTGGATTGTGCCTAGTCCTTGGTGA
- the LOC18792562 gene encoding putative F-box protein At5g55150 — MAMACSTGRRRLTYSSTTPTTTKWADELPPELLGLIVKKLSSNVVDIIRFEAVCSSWNRAARLYTSAPYYTKLPQYPWLMLLILPILDKWSWCPKPPRIDHESRCFFSLAENKVYKMDWKASQDFHGYGECLGSSHGWLAIREFKTMKLSQEIVHLFNPISRQRLTLPLRPGKASTAKVVLSSDPSCNNNFVVVVIYDISLGPPGIAFYQHGRGGNAAAWTDLEGSHDHYSDIVFHNNGQLFALSTNHSIQVWDFGDTYNNYPTKIMDFQPSMNPNVLDGPMTHHKKWLVESMGEILFVERQWLWLGSDTKGAVDFYVCKLNIAAKKWEKVECLRGCALFLVRNQSAMSLSTRELPNLEENSIYYAETYQEGDLYKRKLHRGWSEIRVGGVFKFNLETKVVKPYYITREHVDTSYSKPVWIVPSP, encoded by the coding sequence ATGGCTATGGCTTGTTCCACCGGAAGAAGGAGGCTAACTTATTCAAGCACaacaccaacaacaacaaaatgggCTGATGAACTCCCACCTGAGCTGTTAGGGTTGATCGTGAAAAAGCTCTCTTCGAATGTTGTCGACATCATTCGCTTTGAAGCCGTCTGTTCTTCTTGGAACCGTGCTGCGAGATTGTATACCTCTGCCCCGTATTACACCAAGTTGCCTCAATATCCGTGGCTCATGCTCCTCATCCTCCCCATCCTCGACAAATGGAGTTGGTGCCCCAAACCCCCTCGTATTGATCATGAGAGCAGGTGCTTCTTTAGCCTTGCAGAGAATAAGGTTTACAAGATGGACTGGAAAGCGTCTCAAGACTTTCATGGCTATGGCGAGTGTTTGGGTTCATCACATGGGTGGCTGGCAATTCGGGAGtttaaaacaatgaaattatCCCAAGAAATCGTTCATCTTTtcaatccaatttctagaCAACGCTTGACGCTTCCATTGAGGCCGGGAAAGGCTTCAACTGCTAAAGTTGTGCTTTCCTCGGACCCTTCTTGCAACAACAACTTTGTCGTTGTGGTAATTTATGATATCTCCTTGGGACCGCCAGGGATAGCATTCTATCAGCACGGCAGAGGAGGCAACGCTGCTGCATGGACTGACTTAGAGGGTTCACATGATCACTATTCTGATATTGTATTCCACAACAATGGCCAATTATTTGCACTGtccaccaaccactcaattcaAGTTTGGGACTTCGGGGACACATATAATAATTATCCCACGAAGATCATGGATTTTCAACCTTCCATGAATCCAAATGTTCTTGACGGCCCAATGACGCACCATAAAAAATGGTTGGTGGAGTCAATGGGTGAGATTCTGTTTGTGGAGCGGCAATGGTTGTGGTTGGGGTCTGATACCAAAGGAGCAGTGGACTTTTATGTCTGCAAGTTAAACATTGCTGCCAAAAAGTGGGAGAAGGTGGAGTGCTTGCGTGGTTGTGCTTTATTTTTGGTCAGAAATCAATCAGCAATGTCATTATCCACCCGGGAATTGCCAAATTTGGAAGAAAACTCGATTTACTATGCAGAAACGTATCAGGAGGGTGATCTATATAAGCGGAAGCTGCATAGGGGTTGGAGTGAGATTCGTGTTGGAGGAGTATTCAAATTCAACTTAGAAACTAAAGTTGTTAAGCCATATTATATAACTCGTGAGCATGTGGACACTAGTTATTCAAAACCCGTTTGGATTGTGCCTAGTCCCTAG